A region of Streptomyces sp. NBC_01750 DNA encodes the following proteins:
- the carA gene encoding glutamine-hydrolyzing carbamoyl-phosphate synthase small subunit, with product MTTSNPGHASKRPGVSPAVLVLEDGRTFRGRAYGAAGETFGEAVFNTGMTGYQETLTDPSYHRQVVVMTAPHVGNTGVNDEDDESRRIWVAGYVVRDPARVPSNWRSRRSLGDELVAQGVVGISGIDTRALTRHLRERGAMRVGIFSGDSLADEATLLARVQEAPGMKGANLSAEVATDRTYVVPAIGTKKFTVAAIDLGIKGMTPHRMAERGIEVHVLPATATVEEVYAVNPDGVFLSNGPGDPATADLTVVKGVLERRTPLFGICFGNQLLGRSLGFGTYKLKYGHRGINQPVQDRSTGKVEVTAHNHGFAVDAPLDTVSDTPYGRAEVSHVCLNDNVVEGLRLLDQPAFSVQYHPEAAAGPHDAAYLFDRFVSLMEGQRA from the coding sequence ATGACGACCTCCAATCCGGGGCACGCCTCGAAGAGGCCAGGGGTGTCTCCCGCCGTACTCGTCCTGGAGGACGGCCGCACGTTCCGCGGCCGCGCCTACGGGGCCGCGGGGGAGACCTTCGGCGAGGCGGTGTTCAACACCGGCATGACCGGCTACCAGGAGACCCTCACCGACCCGTCGTACCACCGCCAGGTCGTCGTGATGACCGCCCCGCACGTCGGGAACACCGGCGTCAACGACGAGGACGACGAGTCCCGGCGGATCTGGGTCGCGGGCTATGTCGTACGCGACCCCGCGCGCGTGCCCTCCAACTGGCGCTCCCGGCGCTCCCTGGGCGACGAGCTCGTCGCCCAGGGCGTGGTCGGCATCAGCGGCATCGACACCCGCGCGCTCACCCGCCATCTGCGCGAGCGCGGCGCGATGCGCGTCGGCATCTTCTCGGGAGACTCTCTCGCCGACGAGGCCACACTGCTGGCCCGGGTGCAGGAAGCCCCTGGGATGAAGGGCGCGAATCTCTCCGCCGAGGTCGCGACGGACCGGACGTACGTCGTCCCGGCGATCGGCACCAAGAAGTTCACCGTCGCCGCCATAGACCTCGGCATCAAGGGCATGACCCCGCACCGCATGGCCGAGCGCGGCATCGAGGTGCACGTCCTGCCCGCCACCGCCACGGTCGAGGAGGTGTACGCGGTCAACCCCGACGGCGTGTTCCTCTCCAACGGCCCCGGCGACCCGGCCACCGCCGATCTGACTGTCGTCAAGGGCGTACTCGAGCGCAGGACGCCGCTCTTCGGCATCTGCTTCGGCAACCAGTTGCTCGGCCGTTCGCTCGGCTTCGGCACGTACAAGCTGAAGTACGGCCACCGCGGCATCAACCAGCCCGTGCAGGACCGCTCCACCGGCAAGGTCGAGGTCACCGCGCACAACCACGGATTCGCCGTCGACGCTCCGCTCGACACGGTCTCCGACACCCCCTACGGCCGCGCCGAGGTCTCCCACGTCTGCCTCAACGACAACGTGGTCGAGGGCCTGCGGCTGCTCGACCAGCCGGCCTTCAGCGTCCAGTACCACCCCGAGGCGGCCGCCGGCCCGCACGACGCCGCGTACCTCTTCGACCGCTTCGTATCCCTGATGGAGGGCCAGCGTGCCTAA
- a CDS encoding PH-like domain-containing protein produces the protein MTSLIQYAAEQKSAEVTDWAARAGWVVGLLLFIAFVYWLMRQGWKWRGSLQSDLPELPTAPESPGEATATMSGRYHGSTTAGQWLDRIVAHGLGTRSRVELTLTDAGLDVVRPGAPCFFIPAAQLREARLDKGIAGKVLTEGGLLVVTWSHGDKLIDSGFRADRSAEHTDWVESINSMINTTEGTAR, from the coding sequence GTGACATCTCTCATCCAGTACGCCGCCGAGCAGAAGTCGGCGGAAGTCACCGACTGGGCCGCCCGCGCAGGCTGGGTCGTCGGCCTGCTGCTCTTCATCGCCTTCGTCTACTGGCTGATGCGCCAGGGATGGAAGTGGCGCGGCAGCCTCCAGTCCGATCTGCCCGAGCTGCCCACCGCGCCCGAGTCGCCGGGCGAGGCGACAGCGACCATGAGCGGCCGCTACCACGGCTCCACGACCGCCGGACAGTGGCTCGACCGGATCGTGGCCCACGGCCTGGGCACCCGCAGCCGCGTGGAACTCACGCTCACCGACGCGGGCCTCGACGTCGTACGCCCCGGCGCGCCCTGCTTCTTCATCCCGGCAGCGCAGCTGCGCGAGGCCCGGCTCGACAAGGGCATCGCGGGCAAGGTCCTCACCGAGGGCGGACTCCTCGTCGTCACCTGGTCGCACGGAGACAAGCTGATCGACTCCGGGTTCCGTGCCGACCGCTCGGCCGAGCACACCGACTGGGTCGAATCCATCAACAGCATGATCAACACGACGGAAGGCACCGCACGATGA
- a CDS encoding dihydroorotase, translating to MSKILIRGAKVLGGEARDVLIDGETIAQVGTGLSADDATVVEAEGQILLPGLVDLHTHLREPGREDSETVLTGTKAAAVGGFTAVHAMANTFPVADTAGVVEQVYRLGKESGYCDVQPIGAVTVGLEGKKLAELGAMHDSAAGVKVFSDDGKCVDDAVIMRRALEYVKAFDGVVAQHAQEPRLTEGAQMNEGIVSAELGLGGWPAVAEESIIARDVLLAAHVGSRVHICHLSTAGSVEIVRWAKSKGWNVTAEVTPHHLLLTDELVRSYNPVYKVNPPLRTEADVLALREALADGTIDCVATDHAPHPHEDKDCEWAAAAMGMVGLETALSVVQQTMVDTGLIDWAGVADRMSFRPAQIGRLEGHGRPVSAGEPANLTLVDPAYRGVVDPAGFASRSRNTPYEGRELPGRVTHTFLRGRATVVDGNLA from the coding sequence ATGAGCAAGATTCTTATCCGTGGCGCGAAGGTCCTGGGCGGCGAGGCACGGGACGTCCTGATCGACGGCGAGACCATCGCGCAGGTCGGCACCGGGCTGAGCGCGGACGACGCGACCGTCGTCGAGGCCGAGGGGCAGATCCTGCTGCCGGGCCTCGTCGACCTGCACACCCACCTGCGTGAGCCGGGCCGTGAGGACTCCGAGACCGTGCTCACCGGCACCAAGGCGGCCGCTGTCGGCGGTTTCACCGCCGTGCACGCCATGGCCAACACCTTCCCGGTGGCCGACACCGCCGGCGTCGTCGAGCAGGTGTACCGCCTCGGCAAGGAGTCCGGCTACTGCGACGTGCAGCCCATCGGCGCCGTCACCGTCGGCCTCGAGGGCAAGAAACTCGCCGAACTCGGCGCGATGCACGACTCCGCGGCCGGTGTGAAGGTCTTCTCCGACGACGGCAAGTGCGTCGACGACGCGGTGATCATGCGCCGCGCGCTGGAGTACGTGAAGGCCTTCGACGGCGTCGTGGCCCAGCACGCCCAGGAGCCCCGCCTCACCGAGGGCGCCCAGATGAACGAGGGCATCGTCTCCGCCGAGCTCGGCCTCGGCGGCTGGCCGGCCGTCGCCGAGGAATCGATCATCGCCCGCGATGTCCTTCTCGCCGCCCACGTCGGTTCCCGGGTGCACATCTGCCACCTCTCCACGGCCGGCTCCGTCGAGATCGTCCGCTGGGCCAAGTCCAAGGGCTGGAACGTCACCGCCGAGGTGACCCCGCACCACCTGCTGCTCACGGATGAGCTCGTACGCTCGTACAACCCCGTCTACAAGGTGAACCCGCCGCTGCGCACCGAGGCCGATGTCCTGGCCCTGCGTGAGGCTCTCGCCGACGGCACCATCGACTGCGTCGCCACCGACCACGCCCCGCACCCGCACGAGGACAAGGACTGCGAGTGGGCCGCGGCCGCCATGGGCATGGTGGGCCTGGAGACCGCGCTCTCCGTCGTCCAGCAGACGATGGTCGACACCGGCCTCATCGACTGGGCCGGCGTCGCGGACCGGATGTCCTTCCGGCCCGCTCAGATCGGCCGCCTGGAGGGCCACGGAAGGCCGGTCTCGGCAGGTGAGCCCGCAAACCTCACGCTCGTCGATCCGGCATACCGTGGAGTGGTGGACCCCGCGGGCTTCGCGTCCCGCAGCCGCAACACCCCCTACGAGGGGCGTGAGCTGCCTGGACGCGTCACCCACACCTTCCTGAGGGGTCGGGCAACGGTCGTCGACGGGAATCTCGCGTGA
- a CDS encoding aspartate carbamoyltransferase catalytic subunit, translated as MKRHLISAADLTRDDAVLILDTAEEMARVADRPIKKLPTLRGRTVVNLFFEDSTRTRISFEAAAKRLSADVINFSAKGSSVSKGESLKDTALTLEAMGADAVVIRHGASGAPYRLATSGWIDGAVVNAGDGTHEHPTQALLDAFTMRRRLVGPDAGIGRDLAGRRITIVGDVLHSRVARSNVLLLGTLGAQVTLVAPPTLVPIGVENWPCEVSYDLDEVLPKSDAVMMLRVQRERMNAAFFPTEREYSRRYGLDGDRMARMPEHAIVMHPGPMNRGMEITAQVADSDRCTAVEQVANGVSTRMAVLYLLLGGNEPAVSPTHARTEESK; from the coding sequence ATGAAGCGTCACCTCATCTCGGCCGCCGACCTCACCCGCGACGACGCCGTTCTCATCCTCGACACCGCCGAGGAGATGGCCCGGGTCGCGGACCGGCCGATCAAGAAGCTGCCGACCCTGCGCGGCCGTACCGTCGTCAACCTCTTCTTCGAGGACTCGACCCGGACCCGGATCTCCTTCGAGGCCGCTGCCAAGCGGCTCTCCGCCGACGTGATCAACTTCTCCGCCAAGGGGTCATCGGTCTCCAAAGGGGAGTCCCTCAAGGACACCGCGCTGACGCTGGAGGCGATGGGCGCGGACGCCGTCGTCATCCGGCACGGCGCCTCCGGAGCCCCCTACCGGCTCGCCACCTCCGGCTGGATCGACGGCGCGGTCGTCAACGCCGGCGACGGCACCCACGAACACCCCACCCAGGCGCTGCTCGACGCCTTCACCATGCGCCGCCGCCTGGTCGGCCCGGATGCCGGGATAGGGCGTGACCTCGCAGGGCGCCGCATCACGATCGTCGGCGACGTGCTGCACAGCCGGGTGGCCCGCTCCAACGTCCTGCTGCTGGGCACCCTCGGCGCCCAGGTCACCCTGGTCGCCCCGCCCACCCTGGTGCCGATCGGCGTCGAGAACTGGCCGTGCGAGGTCTCGTACGACCTGGACGAGGTGCTGCCGAAGTCCGACGCCGTGATGATGCTCCGGGTGCAGCGCGAGCGGATGAACGCCGCTTTCTTCCCGACCGAGCGCGAGTACTCGCGCCGCTACGGCCTGGACGGCGACCGCATGGCGCGGATGCCCGAACACGCCATCGTGATGCACCCCGGACCGATGAACCGCGGCATGGAGATCACCGCCCAGGTCGCCGACTCCGACCGCTGTACAGCCGTCGAGCAGGTCGCCAATGGCGTCTCGACCCGCATGGCCGTCCTGTATCTGCTGCTGGGCGGCAACGAGCCCGCCGTCAGCCCCACCCACGCGCGCACCGAGGAGAGCAAGTAA
- the pyrR gene encoding bifunctional pyr operon transcriptional regulator/uracil phosphoribosyltransferase PyrR, whose protein sequence is MDTHDSSGVARPVLEAPDIARVLTRIAHEIVERAKGADDVVLLGIPTRGVFLARRLADKLEEITGRKIPVGSLDITMYRDDLRMRPARTLARTEIPGDGVDDRLVVLVDDVLFSGRTIRAALDALGDIGRPRAVQLAVLVDRGHRELPIRADYVGKNLPTSLRETVKVQLAEEDGRDTVLLGVHETAPAGEQ, encoded by the coding sequence ATGGACACGCACGACAGTTCCGGTGTGGCACGCCCCGTCCTCGAGGCTCCCGACATCGCGCGGGTACTGACCCGCATCGCCCACGAGATCGTCGAACGCGCGAAAGGCGCCGACGACGTGGTGCTTCTCGGTATTCCGACCCGCGGTGTGTTCCTCGCCCGCCGGCTGGCCGACAAGCTCGAAGAGATCACTGGCCGAAAGATTCCGGTCGGCTCCCTCGACATCACCATGTACCGCGACGACCTGCGTATGCGGCCCGCCCGCACGCTGGCGCGCACCGAGATCCCCGGTGACGGCGTCGACGACCGGCTGGTCGTCCTCGTCGACGACGTGCTCTTTTCCGGCCGCACCATCCGCGCCGCGCTCGACGCGCTGGGCGATATCGGCCGGCCGCGCGCCGTGCAGCTCGCTGTCCTGGTCGACCGCGGCCACCGCGAACTCCCCATCCGTGCCGACTACGTCGGCAAGAACCTCCCCACGTCGCTGCGGGAGACGGTCAAGGTTCAGCTCGCCGAGGAGGACGGTCGCGACACCGTGCTGCTCGGTGTGCACGAGACCGCCCCGGCCGGCGAGCAGTAG
- the bldD gene encoding transcriptional regulator BldD, translated as MSSEYAKQLGAKLRAIRTQQGLSLHGVEEKSQGRWKAVVVGSYERGDRAVTVQRLAELADFYGVPVQELLPGTTPGGAAEPPPKLVLDLERLAHVPQEKAGPLQRYAATIQSQRGDYNGKVLSIRQDDLRTLAVIYDQSPSVLTEQLISWGVLDADARRAVGHEEG; from the coding sequence ATGTCCAGCGAATACGCAAAACAGCTCGGGGCCAAGCTCCGCGCCATCCGCACCCAGCAGGGGCTTTCCCTCCACGGCGTGGAGGAGAAGTCCCAGGGCCGCTGGAAGGCCGTCGTGGTCGGCTCGTACGAGCGTGGCGACCGTGCCGTGACCGTGCAGCGCCTCGCCGAGCTGGCGGACTTCTACGGCGTCCCTGTGCAGGAACTTCTTCCTGGCACCACGCCGGGCGGGGCCGCCGAGCCTCCGCCGAAGCTCGTCCTGGACCTGGAGCGCCTGGCCCATGTCCCGCAGGAGAAGGCCGGCCCTCTCCAGAGGTACGCCGCCACGATCCAGTCCCAGCGCGGCGACTACAACGGCAAGGTGCTGTCGATCCGCCAGGACGACCTGCGCACCCTCGCGGTCATCTACGACCAGTCGCCGTCGGTCCTGACCGAGCAGCTCATCAGCTGGGGCGTGCTCGACGCGGACGCGCGGCGCGCGGTCGGGCATGAAGAGGGCTGA
- the nusB gene encoding transcription antitermination factor NusB, whose product MAARNKARKRAFQILFEADQRGASVQTVLADWMRHARTDDRQPPVGEYTMELVEGYAEYADRIDDLIATYAVGWTLDRMPVVDRNIIRLGAYELVWVDETPDAVVIDEAVQLAKEFSTEESPSFVNGLLGRFKDLKPSLRRD is encoded by the coding sequence GTGGCTGCCCGGAACAAGGCCCGTAAGCGCGCCTTCCAGATCCTCTTCGAGGCCGACCAGCGCGGTGCCTCCGTGCAGACGGTCCTCGCGGACTGGATGCGGCACGCGCGGACCGATGATCGGCAGCCGCCGGTCGGCGAATACACGATGGAGCTGGTCGAGGGGTACGCGGAGTACGCGGACCGGATCGACGACCTCATCGCCACCTACGCGGTCGGCTGGACGCTCGACCGGATGCCGGTCGTCGACCGGAACATCATCCGGCTCGGGGCGTACGAGCTGGTGTGGGTGGACGAGACCCCGGACGCGGTGGTGATCGACGAGGCGGTGCAACTCGCCAAGGAGTTCTCCACCGAAGAGTCCCCGTCGTTCGTGAACGGCCTGCTGGGCCGCTTCAAGGACCTCAAGCCGAGTCTGCGCCGCGACTAG
- the efp gene encoding elongation factor P — MASTNDLKNGMVLKLDGGQLWSVVEFQHVKPGKGPAFVRTKLKNVLSGKVVDKTFNAGVKVETATVDRRDMQFSYMDGEYFVFMDMQTYDQLMVDRKSVGDAANYLIEGFTASVATHEGEVLYVELPAAVELVIQHTEPGVQGDRSTGGSKPATLETGFEIGVPLFITTGEKIKVDTRSGEYLGRVNS, encoded by the coding sequence GTGGCTTCCACGAACGACCTCAAGAACGGCATGGTGCTCAAGCTCGACGGAGGCCAGCTCTGGTCCGTCGTCGAGTTCCAGCACGTCAAGCCCGGCAAGGGCCCTGCTTTCGTGCGCACCAAGCTCAAGAACGTGCTCTCCGGCAAGGTCGTCGACAAGACGTTCAACGCCGGCGTGAAGGTCGAGACGGCCACCGTCGACCGCCGCGACATGCAGTTCTCGTACATGGACGGCGAGTACTTCGTCTTCATGGACATGCAGACGTATGACCAGCTGATGGTCGACCGCAAGTCTGTCGGTGACGCCGCCAACTACCTGATCGAGGGCTTCACGGCCAGCGTCGCCACGCACGAGGGCGAGGTGCTCTACGTCGAGCTGCCGGCCGCCGTCGAGCTGGTCATCCAGCACACGGAGCCGGGCGTCCAGGGCGACCGCTCCACGGGCGGCTCCAAGCCGGCCACGCTGGAGACCGGTTTTGAGATCGGCGTCCCGCTCTTCATCACCACCGGTGAGAAGATCAAGGTCGACACCCGCTCCGGTGAGTACCTCGGCCGGGTGAACAGCTAA
- a CDS encoding aminopeptidase P family protein translates to MSEVYGFRRGRLRDRCAATGSPGALVSRPANVRYLAGGAPPGAVLLLGPGEDVLLCPRTPTGDPAEGRPDEQLRLTVLSTSAGDPAVAAAELARTAGVESLAVEEHHLTIARHRAMGSVAPRLRLADLGLAVEQQRLVKDEEEIACLRIAAEITDQALGELLESILVGRTERHLALELERRLVDHGADGPAFATSVATGPNSGLGGHRPSDRRVEEGDFLSVCVGANYRGYRCEIGRTFVIGTTPADWQIELYDLVFAAQRAGRESLVPGAAYRDVDRATRQILDSAGHGEGLAPLTGHGVGLEIDEDPQLAPAAMGKLDACVPVTVEPGVHLPGRGGVRIDDTLVVRQEADGGPELLTITTKELLAL, encoded by the coding sequence ATGTCAGAGGTGTATGGGTTCCGCCGCGGCAGGCTGCGTGACCGGTGCGCGGCGACCGGCAGCCCCGGGGCTCTGGTTTCCCGCCCCGCCAATGTCCGCTATCTCGCGGGCGGAGCGCCGCCCGGCGCGGTACTCCTGCTCGGCCCGGGCGAAGACGTCCTGCTCTGCCCCCGTACGCCCACCGGCGATCCCGCCGAAGGCCGTCCTGATGAGCAGCTGCGGCTGACCGTCCTGTCGACCTCGGCCGGCGATCCGGCGGTCGCGGCCGCAGAGCTGGCCAGGACGGCCGGGGTGGAGTCGCTGGCCGTCGAGGAACACCATCTGACCATCGCCAGACACCGGGCGATGGGCTCGGTGGCGCCCCGGCTGCGCCTCGCCGACCTCGGTCTCGCCGTCGAGCAGCAGCGCCTTGTCAAGGACGAGGAGGAGATCGCCTGCCTGCGGATCGCGGCGGAGATCACGGACCAGGCTCTCGGCGAACTCCTGGAGTCGATCCTGGTGGGCCGCACCGAGCGGCATCTCGCGCTGGAGCTGGAGCGCCGGCTCGTCGACCACGGCGCCGACGGCCCGGCCTTCGCGACCTCGGTAGCCACCGGGCCCAACTCCGGGCTGGGCGGCCACCGGCCCTCCGACCGCCGGGTCGAGGAGGGCGATTTTCTCTCCGTCTGCGTCGGCGCCAACTACCGCGGCTACCGGTGCGAGATCGGCCGTACGTTTGTGATCGGGACGACCCCGGCGGACTGGCAGATCGAGCTGTACGACCTTGTCTTCGCCGCTCAGCGGGCCGGCCGGGAGTCTCTGGTCCCGGGCGCCGCGTACCGCGATGTGGACCGTGCGACCCGGCAGATCCTGGACTCTGCGGGCCATGGCGAGGGCCTCGCGCCGCTCACCGGGCACGGTGTCGGGCTCGAAATCGACGAGGACCCGCAGCTGGCCCCTGCGGCCATGGGTAAACTGGACGCTTGTGTGCCGGTCACCGTCGAACCGGGGGTCCACCTCCCGGGCCGGGGCGGTGTCCGGATCGATGACACGCTCGTCGTACGCCAGGAGGCGGACGGCGGACCCGAGCTACTCACCATCACGACCAAGGAGCTGCTCGCGCTCTAG
- a CDS encoding AAA family ATPase produces MQQAVGAPLPPPHGPGHGPAGWTHGAPHPGPAQGAPAGPPRGAPAGPPPQGPPPPQGPPQGGYPAAPAGPPHAAPAGPPPPQGRPQGGRPAAPAGPPQPHGGHPSPGWTSPAPQHASAPPSRDTTGHVPLPPGGPVPIPAPPPAEIGTGATTLAVLLIGPAGAGKTTVARHWAAGRRVPTAHISLDDVREWVCSGFADPQSGWNDHSEAQYRLARRTCGFAARNFLANGISCILDDAVFPDRPVVGLGGWKRHVGPGLLPVVLLPGLEIVLERNAERSGNRRLSDEEVASIHGRMAGWYGSGLPIIDNSKYDVETTARVLDDVLARSIASPPNW; encoded by the coding sequence ATGCAGCAAGCAGTGGGGGCTCCGCTGCCGCCGCCCCACGGACCGGGGCACGGACCTGCCGGATGGACACACGGCGCCCCGCACCCGGGGCCTGCGCAGGGGGCTCCGGCCGGACCGCCGCGGGGCGCGCCCGCCGGCCCTCCGCCGCAGGGCCCTCCGCCGCCGCAGGGCCCGCCTCAAGGCGGCTATCCCGCGGCTCCCGCCGGACCTCCGCACGCGGCTCCCGCCGGTCCTCCGCCGCCGCAGGGCCGGCCGCAGGGCGGGCGTCCCGCGGCTCCCGCAGGGCCTCCCCAGCCGCATGGCGGTCATCCCTCCCCGGGCTGGACGAGTCCCGCCCCTCAGCACGCCTCCGCGCCGCCGTCCCGCGACACGACGGGGCATGTGCCGCTGCCGCCCGGTGGGCCGGTTCCCATACCCGCCCCGCCACCCGCCGAAATCGGCACCGGCGCGACCACCCTCGCCGTTCTGCTGATCGGCCCTGCAGGCGCCGGGAAGACGACCGTGGCCCGCCACTGGGCCGCCGGACGCCGTGTTCCCACCGCACACATCAGCCTCGATGATGTCCGCGAATGGGTCTGCTCCGGCTTCGCCGACCCGCAGTCCGGCTGGAACGACCACTCCGAGGCTCAGTACCGCCTCGCCCGCCGCACCTGCGGCTTCGCCGCCCGCAACTTCCTGGCCAACGGGATCTCCTGCATCCTCGACGACGCGGTCTTCCCCGACCGTCCCGTCGTCGGCCTCGGCGGCTGGAAGCGTCATGTCGGCCCCGGTCTGCTGCCCGTCGTCCTGCTCCCGGGCCTCGAGATTGTCCTGGAGCGCAACGCCGAGCGCAGCGGAAACCGCCGTCTCTCGGACGAGGAAGTCGCGAGCATCCACGGCCGGATGGCCGGCTGGTACGGATCAGGGCTGCCGATCATCGACAACTCCAAGTACGACGTGGAGACGACGGCCCGGGTCCTCGACGACGTACTCGCCCGTTCCATCGCCAGCCCGCCGAACTGGTAG
- the aroQ gene encoding type II 3-dehydroquinate dehydratase, giving the protein MTRQVLVLNGPNLGRLGSREPDVYGATSYAGLVETCQELGKELGLDVDVRETNDEGELIRWLHEAADGSIPVVLNPGAFTHYSYGMRDAAAQRTAPLIEVHISNPYTREVFRHTSVVAAVASGTIAGFGVGSYRLALRALAEELTG; this is encoded by the coding sequence GTGACCCGTCAGGTGCTGGTCCTCAACGGCCCCAACCTCGGGCGGCTCGGCTCCCGCGAGCCCGACGTCTACGGCGCGACCTCCTACGCAGGTCTGGTGGAGACCTGCCAGGAGCTCGGCAAGGAGCTCGGCCTCGACGTCGACGTACGCGAGACGAACGACGAGGGCGAGTTGATCCGCTGGCTGCACGAGGCCGCGGACGGCTCAATTCCGGTCGTTCTCAACCCCGGTGCCTTCACCCACTATTCGTACGGGATGCGCGACGCGGCAGCTCAGCGGACCGCCCCGCTCATCGAGGTGCACATCTCCAACCCGTATACGCGCGAGGTATTTCGGCACACCTCGGTGGTCGCGGCCGTGGCCAGCGGCACGATCGCCGGCTTCGGCGTCGGCTCGTACCGCCTCGCGCTGCGCGCGCTGGCCGAAGAATTGACCGGCTGA
- the aroB gene encoding 3-dehydroquinate synthase — MTDQAVTRIQVGGTDGSDPYEVLIGRQLLGELPGLIGPRAQRVAVLHPEALAGTGDAIREDLASQGYEVIAIQLPNAEEAKTVEVAAYCWKALGQTGFTRSDIIIGVGGGATTDVAGFVAATWLRGVRWIAVPTTVLGMVDAAVGGKTGINTAEGKNLVGAFHPPAGVLCDLAALDSLPVNDYVSGMAEIIKAGFIADPAILDLVEADPQGARTPAGPHTAELIERSIRVKAEVVSNDLKESGLREILNYGHTLAHAIEKNERYKWRHGAAVSVGMVFAAELGRLAGRLDDATADRHRSVLESVGLPLTYRGDQWPKLLETMKVDKKSRGNLLRFIVLDGLAKPTVLEGPDPAVLLAAYGEVSA, encoded by the coding sequence ATGACCGATCAGGCAGTGACCCGAATCCAGGTCGGCGGTACGGACGGCTCCGATCCGTACGAGGTGCTGATCGGCCGGCAACTGCTGGGCGAGCTGCCCGGGCTGATCGGCCCGCGCGCCCAGCGGGTGGCTGTGCTGCACCCCGAGGCGCTCGCCGGCACCGGCGACGCGATCCGTGAGGACCTTGCTTCCCAGGGCTATGAAGTCATCGCCATCCAGCTGCCGAACGCCGAGGAGGCCAAGACCGTCGAAGTCGCGGCGTACTGCTGGAAGGCGCTCGGCCAGACAGGCTTCACCCGCAGCGACATCATCATCGGTGTCGGCGGCGGTGCCACCACGGACGTCGCCGGTTTTGTCGCGGCGACCTGGCTGCGCGGGGTGCGCTGGATCGCCGTCCCGACGACCGTGCTCGGCATGGTCGACGCGGCGGTCGGCGGGAAGACCGGCATCAATACCGCCGAGGGCAAGAATCTCGTCGGGGCCTTCCACCCGCCGGCCGGAGTGCTGTGCGATCTGGCCGCCCTGGACTCGCTGCCGGTCAACGACTACGTCAGCGGCATGGCGGAGATCATCAAGGCCGGCTTCATCGCCGACCCTGCCATCCTCGACCTGGTCGAGGCCGATCCGCAGGGCGCGCGTACCCCTGCGGGGCCGCACACCGCCGAGCTGATCGAGCGTTCCATCCGGGTCAAGGCCGAGGTGGTCTCCAACGACCTCAAGGAATCCGGACTGCGCGAGATCCTCAATTACGGCCACACTCTCGCGCACGCGATCGAGAAGAACGAGCGCTACAAGTGGCGGCACGGCGCGGCTGTCTCGGTCGGCATGGTCTTCGCCGCCGAACTGGGGCGGCTGGCCGGGCGTCTTGACGATGCGACCGCCGACCGGCACCGCTCCGTCCTGGAGTCCGTCGGACTGCCGCTGACCTACCGCGGCGACCAGTGGCCCAAGCTCCTGGAGACCATGAAGGTCGACAAGAAGTCCCGCGGCAACCTGCTGCGCTTCATCGTCCTCGACGGTCTCGCCAAGCCGACCGTGCTGGAAGGCCCGGATCCGGCGGTACTGCTCGCAGCCTACGGAGAGGTGTCCGCGTGA
- a CDS encoding shikimate kinase, protein MGSGKSTVGELLAERLGVAYRDTDADIVAAQGREIADIFVDEGEPYFRDLEREAVRAAVTEHSGVLALGGGAILDDSTRELLAGLPVAYLSMDVEEAVRRVGLNQARPLLAVNPRRQWRELMDARRHLYTEVARVVVATDDRTPEEVAQAVLDALELKDV, encoded by the coding sequence ATGGGCTCGGGCAAGTCCACCGTGGGTGAGCTGCTCGCCGAGCGGCTCGGCGTGGCCTACCGGGACACCGACGCCGATATCGTCGCGGCCCAGGGCCGGGAGATCGCGGACATCTTCGTCGACGAGGGCGAGCCGTACTTCCGTGATCTCGAGCGCGAGGCCGTGCGGGCCGCCGTGACCGAGCACTCCGGAGTGCTCGCACTCGGCGGCGGCGCGATCCTGGACGACTCGACCCGTGAGCTGCTGGCGGGCCTGCCCGTCGCCTATCTCTCGATGGACGTGGAGGAGGCGGTCCGGCGGGTCGGTCTCAACCAGGCGCGCCCGCTGCTCGCCGTCAATCCGCGCCGTCAGTGGCGGGAGCTGATGGATGCCCGCCGCCATCTCTACACCGAAGTGGCACGCGTCGTCGTGGCCACCGACGACCGCACGCCCGAAGAGGTCGCCCAGGCGGTCCTCGACGCACTGGAGCTGAAAGACGTATGA